The sequence TCATTCATAGCGATGGCCAGCGTCTCGCCGTCAGTGATCCCGCTCACGGTGCGGTGCATGTCTATGACTCGCTCAAGGACAAACCTTTGAGCTACACCGGCCTCGAATCGCCTGCGCACATCGCCATCGCAGGTGATCGTGTGATCGTGCATGAGGTGGGGAAGCAGCGACTGGTGAAGCTAGAGCTAACCGCATCGCCTGTGGCTCCGATCCTCATCACTGGCCGTGCAGGTGGTATCCCCCTCGAAGTCAATCTGACAGCCCAAATGGTCGAAATCACGACTCCAGCGAAGCAGGTGCAGCTCGGTGTCTCGAATGGCTCCCAAGTGATCCGCGCGGCGAAAGCGAGCGTCACGCTACCGAAGGGAGATGGATCAAAAATTCGCATCGCCATCGCAGTGGTGCATGAGGGCCAGCGCGAGCGTTTTGGCTTCACAGATCACCAGCCGATTCATGCGCCTTTCAATGATGATCCAGCGACTTGGGCCGAGTTTGATCTCGAATCCTATCGCGAAGCCATCACCGCGAGAGAGCAAGAGATACGCATCGAGTTCACTCAACCCCGTGAGGGCAAGGCGAGCATCGTGATCGAAAACGACAAGGGCGAGCGTGTGCGGAATCTCGTCTCAGGCCGTGCCTTCACCGCAGGCAAACATTCACTCCTCTGGGATGGGCTGGATGAGACCGGCAAGCTCGCGGCACCGGGGAGCTACACCTGGCGCGGCATCACGCATGAAGGCATCCGTCCGCGCTATGTGATGAACTTTGCCAATGGCGATGAAGCGACCACCGAGTCATGGGGACCAAATCACAGCACCCTGCACGCGGCAGCGGCCAACTCGAAGCTCGTGTTCTTCGCGGCACCTGTCACAGAAGGTGGCTGGGCACTGGTGGCGCTGAATGGCGCAGGCAAGCTCGTGCAGGGCTATGAGCACCAGCAGGGCTACGGCATCCAGCACGATGCCATCGCAGCGGATGAGGAACACCTGTATGTCGCACAGGATGGCTTTGCCTGGGGTGGTAGGCCCGATTTTGCGAAGCCTGATTGGAAGGCGACGTGGACGGTGACCATCTGCCGTTTCGACATTGCCAGTGGCAAGCTCGTCGAGTGGCCCGGCAAGGTGCGCGGCCTGCCGGTGGATACGATGGAGGTGAACGGGCAGTCTGATCTGAAGCAATTCAATCTCGGTGGGCTAGCCGTGCTCGATGGGAAGCTCTACGTGAGCTGCCGCGATAAGAAAGCCGTGCTCGTGATCGATGCGAAGACTGGCGAGCAACTCGATAAGATCGCGCTGGAGAACGTGAACCACCTCGCAGCGGGCAAAGAACTATTCGCCGCGACGGATCGCGGAGTGCTGCGAGTGCAGGATCAAAAACTGATCGTCGAAAACACCCGCATCAGCGGTCTCACCATCGCACCGAATGGCGACATCCTCATCAGCGATGCGAGCACACATCAGGTGCGCCGCTTTTCATCCACAGGCATCGAATATGCCATCACAGGCAAGCCCGGCGGGCCATATCGCGGCCCCTACGATCCGCAGCGCATGGTGAATCCAGCGGGGCTCGCCGTCGGCCCTGATGGCAAGCTATGGGTCACGGAGAGGCGTTGGAACCCGAAGCGCGTCCTCGCCTGGGACACCACGAAGAACGAGGTCGTGGTGGAGAAGTTCGGTATGCCTCACTACGGCGGTGATGGCAGTGGTTTTGATCCTGAGAACCCGCGCCGCTGGATCGGCCTCGGCTGCTTCTGGGATGTCGATCTGGAAAAGAAGACCGCTCGGCCCACGCATGTCCTGAGTGTCGATGAGGGCCACCTGGGGCACTTCGAGCCGCATAGCTACTCCTTCTTCCGTGAAGCAGGTCGCACCTTTGTCGCCGCGCGTGGCAAGCTGGCCCTCATCAGCGAAGTGCTGCCGGATGGCACCCTGCGCGACATCGCGGCCACTGCGGGCACGCATCACTTTGGCTACGCCTTCAACTGGCAGCCACCCCAGGCCTACATCGACGCCTTTTATGCGAAGTGGCCAGAAAAACGCTCCGGCGAGAAACCAGGCAAAAAAGGCGAGGGCAAGCCCTGGTCACAGCGCGGCATGGGCGTGCTCTGGGTGGACCGCAATGGCGATGGCGAAGCGCAGCAGGCCGAGTTCGACTTCTGCGGCGATCAGATCGACTACGCAGGCGGCCCGTGGGGGCACATGCAGAGTTCGCTCACATTTTACATGCCCGTATCGGACAAAATACAGGTCAAAGTCGCCGCAATCAAGCCCCTGGGCTTCCTTGCCAACGGCGTGCCAGATTATCCCACGCTCGATGGCGCCATCGCGCAGGCCGTGCCAGTGAGCCTCACGCCGGGGAACAAGCGCAGCGGTGTGGCCACGGTGCGAGACCGCTTTGGCCGCTTCCTCTTCAACTCCGATCCCGAGATGAATGCGTATGCCAGCGATGGACGCCACCTGTGGAGCATCGCGAATCAGTGGAGCGATGTGCATGGCAGTCATGATGCGCCGCTGCCCGAGCCCGGTGTCATGCAGGGAGTGATGGCCTTCCTCGGCATCGCGCCGCTCGATGACAGCGCGGATGTCTGTTTTGTGAATGGCAATCACGGGCGCTGCTTCCTGCTCAGTAGCGATGGCATCTATCTCGATGAGGCCTTTGTCGATGTGCGTGTGAGCTATCTGAAAAACGAATACCGGCTCGGCGGTGAGATCTTCGGTGGCAGCTTCGGTCGTGATGCACAGAGCGGCAAATACTACGTCCAAATCGGCCACGGTCCCTACCGCATCTATGAGGTCATGGGCCTCGATCAAGTGAAGCGCATCAAAGGCCAACTCACCGTGACGAAGGCACAAATCGCCACTGCCGAACGCCAGAGCATCCGCCACGTCGCTGCCAAGCAACAATCCAAGGAAGCGACCCTCCCCGGCAGCATCGCCTGGGACAAGAGCGGCAAATTCAAAGCCCAGCTCGACCTCGCTACCGATGCCACCCATCTGCACCTCACCTGGCGCGTGCAGGATGCCTCCCCATGGATCAATCAGGGTCGTGACTGGACCAAGCTCTTCGCCACTGGGGATACGGTGGACTTCCAGTTCGCCTGCGACGCTCAAGCCGATCCGAAGCGCCGCGAACCGGTGATCGGTGACAAGCGTCTCCTCATCGCCTCGCATGAAGGCAAGCCACTCGCTGTGCTGTATGAGCATCGCAAACCTGGCGGTAAAAATCCCATCGAATTCACCAGCCCCTGGCGTGGGGCGAAGGTGGATGACGTGCGCCAGCTCCCCGAGGCCATCATCAAGGTCAAGACCGATACGAATGGCTACACCGTCACCGCGAGTGTCGCCCTCAGTGATCTCGGTTTGACGCTGAATCCCGGCCAGAAGCTCCGCGCTGACTTCGGCATCACCTTTGGCGATGCCGCAGGCACCGACACCAATCTGCGCTCCTACTGGTCCAATCAAAGCACCGGCCTCGTCGATGACATCCCCGGTGAGATCATGCTCTCGCCGAGCCTATGGGGCGTGCTCCAAGTGCGATAACACCCGCTTATGAAACACCTCCTCACCTTCCTCTTCCTCACGACCTCACTGCACGCAGGCCACGTCGTCATCTACGGCGGCACCCCGGCGGGCATCATGGCAGCCATCGCGGCTGCACGTCAGGGGCATGAGGTTTCATTGGTCGAAATGAATGCGCATGTCGGCGGCATGGTCAGCGGTGGGCTCGTCGCGACGGACATGGGGGATCGGCCCACGGTCGGCGGTTTGGCAGATGATTTCTTCAAGCGCATCGTGCGCTACTACACGGAGAAATACGGTGCCGACTCGAAGGAACTCAAGGCCGCACGCGGCGGAGCCACCTTTGAGCCCCATGTCGCCGAACTCATCTTTGAGCAAATGCTCGCCGAGCAGCCGAAGATCACGATTTGGAAAAAACATCGCTACCAGGCCACTCACATCGACGCTGACCGCTCCAAGGCAGGAAACCGTGTCACGGCGCTGGTGACTGATGATCTGGTCAAAGGCACGACCAAGACCTTCACCGGCGATCTGTTCATCGACGCGAGTTACGAGGGCGATCTGATGGCTGGGGCCAAGGTGCCGTATCGCATCGGACGTGAGAGTCGCAGCGAGTATGGCGAAATGCTGGCCGGAGTGAGCATGGGGCCGCTGGAGCAGCGCGGCATGGGCGACCACCGCACGCCGCCCTACAACTACCGCGTCAGCGTCACCTCCAACACCGCCAACCGCGTGCTCTTCCCCAAGCCCGATCACTATGATCCCACGCCCTTCATCGCCACCGATGGCAAGCGCATCAAAGAAGGTCGAGCGAAGGGCTTCGGTGATTTTTTCACCACAATCGACAAATGGCACCCCGGCTACAAATACGACGCGAACTGGGGCGACAGCGCGGGCAATAGCCAAGGCTATGCCGATGGTGATTGGGCCACGCGTGAACGCATCGCGGCCAAGATTCGTGATGGCTTCCTGTCGCGTCTCTACTACTTCCAGAACGATCCCGAGCTGCCACAGGCCTTTCGCGATGAAGCACGCACCTGGGGCCTGCCGAAAGATGAATTCACTGACAATGGCCACTGGCCTTTTCAGCTCTACGTGCGCGAGGGCCGCCGCATGGTCGGTGCTTATGTTTTGCGGGAGAATGATCTCACGCAGGATCGCTGGAAGGCCGATGGCATCGCCACCGGCAGCTACGGCATTGATTGCCATGTGGTGCAGTATCTCCGTGAGAATGGCAAACTTGTCCCCGAACACACGCGGCACACTGCAGTGAATAATTACGACATACCGTATCGCTGCCTCGTGCCGCCGGAGGTGGAAAATCTGCTCGTGCCCGTGTGCGTCAGCGCCACGCACATCGCCTACTGCTCACTGCGCATGGAGCCCGTCTATATGATGCTCGGTCAGGCCGCCGGAGTGGCCGCAGGCATCGCACTGAATGAAAAACTGCCGGTGCAAAAAGTGGACACAAAGAAGCTGCGCGAGCTGCTGCTCAAGGATGGCGCAGTGCTCGATGCAGGCTATCAGCCGCAGGTGAAGCTCACCTTTACCCCACAGCGCCCGCGTCCCGGTGAGAAGGTGATCTTCAAAGCCATCTCGCAGAAGCCGCTGAAGGCTATGCAGTGGGACTTCATCGGCAACGGCACCATCAGCGCCACAGGCGAACGTGTGGTTCATGCCTACACGGTGGAAAAGGTGCATCACGTCAGCCTGCTCGTCACCGATGACGCTGGACGCCGACGCCTACTCACCGCCGAGGTGCCCGTCGGCATCGCCGAGCCGCTCGATGTCACGCTGGATGCCTTTGAAGCCGAACTCGCCGGTCGCTGGAACGGCACCGTGCCGGACTACCTCGCTGGCTTACCCTTGCGCTATTCCGACATCTTCCACGGCCCCGGCACGCACCGCGACATGGTGGTGCGGGGCAAGGTCGCCGCTGCCCGTGCGCACTTTCAGCCCACCCTGAAGCGCAGTGGTCGCTACCAGGTCTGCCTTGGCTTTCGCCCTTCCAAAACCCAAGCCACCAACACCCCTGTGCTCATCAAACACGCCAGCGGCACCGCCAAGCTCTCCGTGGATCAACGCTCCGAGAAGACTCCCTTCCTCTGGGTGCCCGTCGGCGAGTATGAGTTCAAGGCAGGCAGTGCTGGCTTCGCTGAACTCCGCAATGCCAATACCGATGGCCGTATCGCCGTTGATGCCATGCGGTGGTTGTGGATTGCTGAGTAGTCTGTAAATCATCGCTATTCTCATGCGAGTCCCCGCTCTCTTTTTCGCCCTCTCCGTTCCTGCCTTCGCCGCCGCGCCGAAGGCCATCACCACGTTTTTCGATCAACACTGCACAGAATGCCATGATGCAGAGGTGAAGAAAGGCGGGCTCGATCTCACGGCGCTCGCCTTTGACCTCAAAGACCCTCAGCTTTTTGAAAAGTGGGTCAAGGTCCACGACAGCGTCGCCGATGGTGAGATGCCGCCGAAAAAGAAAGCGCGGCCTGATGCAAAGCTCGCGGAGGCGTTCCTAGACTCGCTCGATGGGCAGTTGCGTGAGACGAGCAGCTCGGCGCAGACCGCGCAAGGCCGCACGCTGGTGCGGCGGCTCAATCGCATCGAGTATGAAAACACCGTGCGTGACCTGCTGCACATCGACACGCCGCTCGCGGGCCTGTTGCCAGAGGATACGCCGATGCATGGCTTTGATACCGTGGCGGAGGGTCTGCGCTTCTCACAGCTCCAGATCGAAAAATACCTGGAAGCCGCCGACGCCGCCCTCGATGCCGCTGTGGACCTACGCATGTCGATCGAGCAGAAAAAAGAACGCTTCACCTACAAGGATGAAAAGTGGATCATCGAAAACCTCGCACTGCCCGATGACCCTCCTGCGGACCCGAAAAAAAAGTATGAGCGCAAGCGTGTCGCCTTCCGCGATCTGCCGGATGCGCTCGTCATGTTCACCGATGCCGACTACATGCTGGGCCTCAGCAAGTTCAAGATGCGTCGCAGCGGCACCTACCGCATTCGCCTTTCCGCCTATGGTTATCAAAGTGCGGGTGAACCCGTCACCGCACGCATCTACGCGAATGATTACAGCATCGGCAAGCGCCTGCTCGGCCACTGGGACATGCCAGAGGGCAAGCCGCGTGTGGCAGAGGTCGTGACTCGCATCAATCGTAGCGAGCACCTGCTAGTGATGCCCTTCAGTGTCGGTTACGACGCCGAAGGCAAGCGCCTCAACGACAGCGATACGACCAAGGAATTCAAAGGCCGAGGCCTCGCCGTGCAGTGGATCGAGATCGAAGGGCCGCTGGAGATGCAGGACTGGCCACCGCCTTCACTCAAGAGCCTGCTACCCGATGTGCCCGTGGTGAAGCTCGATGAAAAGAAGATCAACAACCGCCATGATGCAGAGAAGGCCATCGGCTATGAATTGCAGCCTGCTGACCCCGCCGCATCGCTGAAGACCTGCATCGAATCCTTCGCCGCAAAGGCCTTCCGTCGCCCACTGGAGTCCGGTGAATCAGATCGCTTCGTCAAACTGGCTCACGATGCCCTCGCAGGCGGTGCGAGCTTCCTCGACGCATCGAAGCTCGGTCTGCGCGGCGTGCTAACCTCGCCGCAGTTTTTGCTCTTCGATGAACTCCCTGGCCCACGTCTCAGCGACTACGCTCTGGCCTCACGGCTCTCTTATTTCCTCTGGAGCACGCTGCCGGATGACGAACTCATGCGCCTCGCCGCTGCCAAAAAGCTCCACGAGCCCGAAACGCTCAAAGCGCAGGTGAAACGCCTCCTCGCGGACAAGCGCAGCAGTGCCTTCGTGAAGAACTTCGCTGGTCAATGGCTTGATCTACGCAGCATCGACGCCACCTCGCCCGACACGACGCTTTACCCCGAATTCGATGAAATGCTGAAGCTGGCCATGGTCGGCGAAACGGAAGCCTTTTTCGCTGAAATGCTTCATCAAGACCTGCCAGTGACGAATTTCATCCGCAGTGACTTTTTGATGCTCAACCACCGCATCGCGCAGCACTACGGCCTCGGCACCGATATGGCGAAGGGCGAAGACTTCGTCCGCGTGTCGCTCCCCGCCGACAGCGTGCGCGGTGGCCTGCTCACCCAGGCCAGCATTCTCAAAGTCACCGCCAACGGCACAGTCAGCTCGCCCGTGCTGCGCGGTGGCTGGGTGATGAAGCGTCTGCTTGGCCAGCCACCGCCACCTCCACCGCCCGGCATTCCCGGTGTGGAGCCCGACACCCGCGGCGCGAGCACCATTCGCGAGATCCTAGCCAAACACAGCACCTCAGAAAACTGCGCAGGCTGCCACGCCAAGATCGACCCGCCCGGTTTCGCCTTGGAGAGCTTCGATGTCATCGGCGGCTGGCGTGATCGCTACCGCAGCAAGGAGAAAGGCGAGCGCCCGAATGCCAAAGTCGAAAACCGCGGCGTCTGGCAATACAAAGTCTCCCTCCCCGTCGATCCCACCGGCCAACTCGCCGACGGCCGCCCCTTCAAAGACATCAAAGACTTCAAACAACTCCTCCTCGCCAAACCCGCCGATGTGCAACGCTGCCTAGCTGAAAAACTCCTCACCTACGCCACCGGTGCCGCCCCCACTTATGCGGATGGTCAGGCGGTGAATGACATCGTCGGCAAATCGCTGAAGCAAGGTGGTGGCTTGAAGACTTTTGTGACTGAGCTGGTGCTGAGTGAGACGTTTGGGCGGAAGTAGCATCACTACACCGCGTAAATATCCTCCAGATCATGCCAGTGCTCCGTCGCAGGCGGCGGAGTGCTGTGCGTGATCTTGGTGCGGGTGAAGTAGCGTGTGTGGATCGTCGCCCGGCGTGAGTTGGGGTAATGGGGAACGCGGGCCTCCAGTTCCTCCCGCAGCGGGGCTGGAGAGCGTGCGGCGGTCCATTTGCACTCGCCGAGGTCGGTCCAGCCGTCTTTGCGCAGGCCGACGACATCGATTTGCGATTCCTTGTCCCAATACTCGCCGATCTCGAAGGCGGCGGTGACGCCTTCGCGGGCATAGATCATCGGCAGGGCCTCGCGGCAGAGAGCCTCAAAGCAAATGCCGAAGTAGGCATCCAGGCCCGGCTTGATGAGCCGCTCCATCGCCGCCGATGGACCGAGGCGGGCGATGAGGCTGGTCTGCGGGAAGACAAAGCGGAACCAGAAACGCAGCAGCGGATCATCCAGCACATAGCGCCCCTGCCGCACCTGCGCGGCACCGCCGGTGAGCGGATGCTTTTTGCGCACATAACCGAGGTCGATGAGCGTGGTGAGGTAGAAATGCAGCGCCCGGTCACCGATGCCGCTGGCGGTGGAGATGCCGCTGTTCGTGTTTTGACCCTCCGCCAGCGCCATGAGGATGCTGTGATAGTTCACCAGCTCGCGCAGTTCCTCACGCAGCAAAAAATCCGCCTCGCGCCGCAGCAGCCCCGTCTCCGTGAGAAAGGCGTCAGCAATGTTTTGCTCCACCGACCGTCCCTGGGAGAAGCATTTCAGGTAAAACGGCAACCCACCACACACGAAATACGTCCGCGTCTGTTCCAGCCGTGAGTAGCCGGGATGAAACAACGCAGCTTCCTTGTGGTCAAAGGGCCGCAGCAGGATCTGCCCGGTGCGCCGGCCAAAAAGCGGACTCTTTTTCCCCAGCACCTCCCGCTCCATGAAGCCGAGATACGAGCCGCAGAGGATCAGCATGATGCCACCCTTCTTCCACCGGCGATCCCATGCCTCCTGGATCACCGACGGCAACTCAGGGCTGACCTCGCACATCCACTGAAACTCATCCAGCGCCAGGATGAGCTTCTCCGGCCCCTTCCATCGCTCTTCGATCAGCTTGAAGGCCCGCGCCCAGCCGTCTACCTGCACCTCGGCCAGCAGCGGCTCGTCCAGGCACTCCGCCGCATCCCGCATGAACTCGCGGAGCTGCAAATCCGCCGGAGCCTGCTTCCCCACATAATAAATGCCGCGCTTCTGGCTGATGAAATGACGGATCAGCTCGCTCTTCCCGACCCTCCGCCGCCCGTAAACCGGAAGAAACGCCCCCGCCGCATCCGCCCATGATTTCTCCAGGAACCGCACTCGTTGCTGCGCCCCATGAATGGTTCGTCGATGGATGGAAGTGGCACGGCAATAATGAAACTTGTCATGCCTACACTTGTCAAGTTGCGACTTGAATATTAAAGAAAAACTCAGCGGCTGAACCAGTCTACCTCACGGTATTATCTCAGTGTAACTTGTCAAGTCACGACTTGAATACTCACCCTCCCCGCCATCGCCCGCAGCACCGTGTCCAGCACGCTCTCCAGCTCCTTTCCCAGGTCATCCGCCAGGAAACGCAGCACGAGGTAGCCCCGCGTTTGCAGCAGCAGGTCCTTCCGCCGATCCCGGCGATAAGCGACGGCATCGCCCAGATGCTGCGCACCATCGATCTCGATGACGAACTTTGCTTTCTCGCAAAGCAGATCGACCTCCATCTCGCCGCGATCATCGAAAGGGATCGGCAGCCGTGCATTCAGCCGGAATTGACCCGCCAAGGCAGGCAGCGTCTCGAAGCGACGGAAAATGAAGGCCTCGCTGGCACTGCGAGCACGATCAGCACCTGCGGCATCTGCGGTGGGAGGTCGCGTGGCGTGGACAAAGAGCTGCGCCAGCGGCGTGTCGATGCCATCGCGGATCAGGCGGCGCACGCTGGCGGCGTAGTCGGACTTCCACTGCGGATCGACAGGCAGCGGCACCTCCTGCGGCCAGCCGGGCAGGGCGTTCGCGGGTAGCAAAATCGTATAACCAACCGCCTCGTAGCCAGCGCAGCGCTTGTCGAACATGCGGGAGAGCATCGGCACATCCAGATCAGCGTAGTCATAGACCTGCACCACCGTTTTGCCGCTATGCAGCCGGTGCAAACGGCCCGCGTATTGGGCGATGGTGCCGCGCCATGAGACGGGCATCGTCAGAAAAAGCGTGTCTAGCCGCGCATCGTCAAAACCCTCACCAATGAAGCGACCGGTGGCCACGACGACGCGGCTTTCATCTGGCGGGATCGCCTTGAGCTGATCCAGCGCTGCGGCGAGCGATTTGCGACCCATGCCGCCTTGCAGCGTGACGACGTGGGCCACCTGGGGCCGCAGCGCCGCTGCCAGCGCCTCCAGATGCTCCGTGCGCTCCGTCAGCACGATGGGCGAGCGACCGCCGCGCACGGCGAGCACCACCTCGGCGATGATTTGCGCCGTGCGGGCCTCCGACCGCATCACGGCATCGCACAGTCGCTGAAATTCCATGCGCTTGTCCTCCTGCGCCTCGCCGCCGGGCACGAAGCCCGTGGGCCGCACCAGCACCTCGTGTGTAAAGGGCCGCTCCGCCGCCTGCTGCCGCGCATCCACGCGATGCCGCACTGGCCCGCATTGCATGAAGAGGATCGGATGATGCCCGTCCTTCCGCGTCACCGTGGCCGACAAACCGGTGACGTATCGCGCCTTCACCCGACGAGCCACGAGCTCAAAACTCTGCGCCGAGAGATGATGGCACTCATCTACGATCACATGGCCGTAATCCGCCACCGCATCACTCACTACGCCCTTGCGCACCAGGCTTTGCAGCAGCGCCACATCGATCAGACCCGTCAGTTTTTTCTTCCCGCCGCCCCAGCGACCGATCTCCGATGCCTTGAGGCTCAAAAATTGCCCCAGCCGCTCCACCCACTGCTCCATGAGCTGCTGCCGATGCACGAGGATGAGCGTGCTCACGCCCCGCTGGGCCAGTAACCACGCTG is a genomic window of Verrucomicrobiaceae bacterium containing:
- a CDS encoding FAD-dependent oxidoreductase, whose protein sequence is MKHLLTFLFLTTSLHAGHVVIYGGTPAGIMAAIAAARQGHEVSLVEMNAHVGGMVSGGLVATDMGDRPTVGGLADDFFKRIVRYYTEKYGADSKELKAARGGATFEPHVAELIFEQMLAEQPKITIWKKHRYQATHIDADRSKAGNRVTALVTDDLVKGTTKTFTGDLFIDASYEGDLMAGAKVPYRIGRESRSEYGEMLAGVSMGPLEQRGMGDHRTPPYNYRVSVTSNTANRVLFPKPDHYDPTPFIATDGKRIKEGRAKGFGDFFTTIDKWHPGYKYDANWGDSAGNSQGYADGDWATRERIAAKIRDGFLSRLYYFQNDPELPQAFRDEARTWGLPKDEFTDNGHWPFQLYVREGRRMVGAYVLRENDLTQDRWKADGIATGSYGIDCHVVQYLRENGKLVPEHTRHTAVNNYDIPYRCLVPPEVENLLVPVCVSATHIAYCSLRMEPVYMMLGQAAGVAAGIALNEKLPVQKVDTKKLRELLLKDGAVLDAGYQPQVKLTFTPQRPRPGEKVIFKAISQKPLKAMQWDFIGNGTISATGERVVHAYTVEKVHHVSLLVTDDAGRRRLLTAEVPVGIAEPLDVTLDAFEAELAGRWNGTVPDYLAGLPLRYSDIFHGPGTHRDMVVRGKVAAARAHFQPTLKRSGRYQVCLGFRPSKTQATNTPVLIKHASGTAKLSVDQRSEKTPFLWVPVGEYEFKAGSAGFAELRNANTDGRIAVDAMRWLWIAE
- a CDS encoding DUF1592 domain-containing protein, translating into MRVPALFFALSVPAFAAAPKAITTFFDQHCTECHDAEVKKGGLDLTALAFDLKDPQLFEKWVKVHDSVADGEMPPKKKARPDAKLAEAFLDSLDGQLRETSSSAQTAQGRTLVRRLNRIEYENTVRDLLHIDTPLAGLLPEDTPMHGFDTVAEGLRFSQLQIEKYLEAADAALDAAVDLRMSIEQKKERFTYKDEKWIIENLALPDDPPADPKKKYERKRVAFRDLPDALVMFTDADYMLGLSKFKMRRSGTYRIRLSAYGYQSAGEPVTARIYANDYSIGKRLLGHWDMPEGKPRVAEVVTRINRSEHLLVMPFSVGYDAEGKRLNDSDTTKEFKGRGLAVQWIEIEGPLEMQDWPPPSLKSLLPDVPVVKLDEKKINNRHDAEKAIGYELQPADPAASLKTCIESFAAKAFRRPLESGESDRFVKLAHDALAGGASFLDASKLGLRGVLTSPQFLLFDELPGPRLSDYALASRLSYFLWSTLPDDELMRLAAAKKLHEPETLKAQVKRLLADKRSSAFVKNFAGQWLDLRSIDATSPDTTLYPEFDEMLKLAMVGETEAFFAEMLHQDLPVTNFIRSDFLMLNHRIAQHYGLGTDMAKGEDFVRVSLPADSVRGGLLTQASILKVTANGTVSSPVLRGGWVMKRLLGQPPPPPPPGIPGVEPDTRGASTIREILAKHSTSENCAGCHAKIDPPGFALESFDVIGGWRDRYRSKEKGERPNAKVENRGVWQYKVSLPVDPTGQLADGRPFKDIKDFKQLLLAKPADVQRCLAEKLLTYATGAAPTYADGQAVNDIVGKSLKQGGGLKTFVTELVLSETFGRK
- a CDS encoding ATP-binding protein; this translates as MRFLEKSWADAAGAFLPVYGRRRVGKSELIRHFISQKRGIYYVGKQAPADLQLREFMRDAAECLDEPLLAEVQVDGWARAFKLIEERWKGPEKLILALDEFQWMCEVSPELPSVIQEAWDRRWKKGGIMLILCGSYLGFMEREVLGKKSPLFGRRTGQILLRPFDHKEAALFHPGYSRLEQTRTYFVCGGLPFYLKCFSQGRSVEQNIADAFLTETGLLRREADFLLREELRELVNYHSILMALAEGQNTNSGISTASGIGDRALHFYLTTLIDLGYVRKKHPLTGGAAQVRQGRYVLDDPLLRFWFRFVFPQTSLIARLGPSAAMERLIKPGLDAYFGICFEALCREALPMIYAREGVTAAFEIGEYWDKESQIDVVGLRKDGWTDLGECKWTAARSPAPLREELEARVPHYPNSRRATIHTRYFTRTKITHSTPPPATEHWHDLEDIYAV
- a CDS encoding DUF559 domain-containing protein; amino-acid sequence: MLLDERCFFLAVDFDEGDWAADARAFLATCERLKVPAVLERSRSGEGGHVWVFFAEAIPAALARKLGAHVLTETMEQRPEAGMKSYDRFFPNQDTLPRGGFGNLIALPMQKAVREKGNSVFVNEALEPFEDQWAFMAGIQHMSRAQVEAIVRETEGRGRIVGVRMALAEDEDAAEPWKLMPSRRKDSPMVGEMPASLELVLADSLYVPKAALPPSLRNALIRIASFQNPEFYKTQAMRLPVWNKPRIICCAEDHAEHIALPRGCVDEVQELLKMLKIKVKLRDERFGGKRLAVAFGGTLRPDQQKAGGAMLAHDFGILSATTAFGKTVLAAWLLAQRGVSTLILVHRQQLMEQWVERLGQFLSLKASEIGRWGGGKKKLTGLIDVALLQSLVRKGVVSDAVADYGHVIVDECHHLSAQSFELVARRVKARYVTGLSATVTRKDGHHPILFMQCGPVRHRVDARQQAAERPFTHEVLVRPTGFVPGGEAQEDKRMEFQRLCDAVMRSEARTAQIIAEVVLAVRGGRSPIVLTERTEHLEALAAALRPQVAHVVTLQGGMGRKSLAAALDQLKAIPPDESRVVVATGRFIGEGFDDARLDTLFLTMPVSWRGTIAQYAGRLHRLHSGKTVVQVYDYADLDVPMLSRMFDKRCAGYEAVGYTILLPANALPGWPQEVPLPVDPQWKSDYAASVRRLIRDGIDTPLAQLFVHATRPPTADAAGADRARSASEAFIFRRFETLPALAGQFRLNARLPIPFDDRGEMEVDLLCEKAKFVIEIDGAQHLGDAVAYRRDRRKDLLLQTRGYLVLRFLADDLGKELESVLDTVLRAMAGRVSIQVVT